From Chryseobacterium sp. H1D6B, a single genomic window includes:
- a CDS encoding TetR/AcrR family transcriptional regulator, with protein sequence MISKEENILYAAEKLFAEKGFEGTSTREISKAAHVNISMISYYFGSKEKLYEKLVEYRVNEGQFFSKDIIERTDINEWEKLEKIVDQFANRVQNHKCFYRIMQREQLYTENPQIVEFLKQTKMSFISMYSQILESGLKKGIFTKNPPIYLLHATVSGTLFYASNGKDMYKEFLNDTDDDETFDEKYYTELNKHIKYLLKDLLGYEENK encoded by the coding sequence ATGATTTCAAAAGAAGAGAATATACTTTATGCGGCTGAGAAGCTTTTTGCGGAAAAGGGCTTTGAAGGAACTTCTACTAGGGAGATTTCTAAAGCGGCACATGTAAATATTTCTATGATTTCTTATTATTTCGGTTCTAAAGAAAAGCTGTATGAGAAATTAGTTGAATATAGAGTGAATGAAGGACAGTTTTTTTCAAAAGATATTATTGAAAGAACAGATATCAACGAATGGGAAAAATTAGAAAAGATTGTAGATCAGTTTGCAAACAGGGTACAAAACCATAAGTGTTTTTACAGAATAATGCAGAGAGAGCAGCTTTATACAGAAAATCCACAGATTGTTGAGTTTCTAAAGCAGACTAAAATGAGCTTCATATCCATGTATTCCCAGATCCTTGAAAGCGGTTTGAAGAAAGGAATTTTCACAAAAAATCCGCCTATTTATTTACTTCATGCGACAGTGAGCGGGACTCTATTTTATGCATCCAACGGTAAGGATATGTATAAAGAATTCCTTAATGATACGGACGATGATGAAACTTTTGACGAAAAATACTATACAGAACTTAATAAACATATAAAATACTTATTAAAAGACCTTTTAGGTTATGAAGAGAATAAATAA
- a CDS encoding anhydro-N-acetylmuramic acid kinase yields the protein MVFQAVGLMSGTSLDGLDICFTKFEKKNTAWTFQILQAETVPYPKYWEDQLRNSINLPAEKLLELNSEYGFYLGQLVNAFIEKYQLKDIDLISSHGHTVFHQPQKKFTLQIGDGRAIKIETGLPVIYDFRTQDVLMGGNGAPLVPIGDELLFPQYDACLNLGGFSNISLKNNHKRTAFDIAPVNIILNKLVQKFNRSFDENGELARTGKINNSLLDKLNSLDFYKDYHPKSLGVEWCQEHIFPLFENIGTEDQLATFTEHAAVQIAHAVNENNLRTVLCTGGGTYNTFLIEKIKQKTTAAIIIPEKEIIDYKEALIFAFMGVLRLNNEINVLASATGSTHDHSSGITA from the coding sequence ATGGTTTTTCAGGCTGTCGGTTTAATGTCCGGAACAAGCTTAGACGGATTAGATATCTGCTTCACAAAATTTGAAAAGAAAAATACGGCTTGGACCTTTCAAATTCTACAAGCAGAGACTGTTCCTTATCCTAAATACTGGGAAGACCAACTTAGAAATTCTATTAACCTTCCAGCCGAAAAATTATTAGAACTCAATTCAGAATACGGCTTTTATCTTGGACAGCTTGTCAATGCATTTATTGAAAAGTATCAGCTGAAAGATATTGATCTGATTTCTTCTCACGGCCACACAGTTTTTCATCAGCCTCAAAAAAAATTTACCCTCCAGATTGGTGACGGCAGGGCAATAAAAATAGAAACCGGGCTTCCTGTCATTTATGACTTCCGTACCCAGGATGTTTTAATGGGCGGAAACGGAGCACCTCTGGTTCCGATTGGAGATGAACTGCTTTTCCCGCAGTATGATGCCTGCCTTAATTTAGGAGGTTTTTCTAATATTTCTTTAAAAAATAATCACAAAAGAACCGCATTTGATATTGCACCCGTTAATATTATTCTTAACAAGCTGGTTCAAAAATTCAACAGAAGTTTTGATGAAAATGGTGAATTGGCAAGAACGGGCAAAATCAATAACAGCCTGCTTGACAAGCTCAATTCTTTAGATTTTTATAAAGACTATCATCCAAAGTCGCTTGGGGTTGAATGGTGTCAAGAACATATTTTCCCGTTGTTTGAAAATATAGGAACGGAGGACCAGCTGGCCACTTTTACAGAACATGCTGCTGTACAGATTGCCCATGCTGTTAATGAAAATAATTTAAGAACTGTTCTTTGTACCGGAGGCGGCACTTATAATACTTTTTTAATTGAAAAAATAAAACAAAAAACCACTGCAGCAATCATTATTCCAGAAAAAGAAATCATCGATTATAAAGAAGCTTTAATATTTGCCTTCATGGGTGTTTTAAGGCTCAATAACGAGATCAATGTACTCGCTTCAGCTACTGGGAGTACACATGACCACAGTTCAGGAATTACGGCATAA
- a CDS encoding DNA polymerase III subunit delta', producing the protein MNWENIAGQENLKKLLRDSIAENRVSHAQLFVGKEGYGTLPLALAYAKEILKGENEHAASKVEHLNHLDLHLSFPVYTDNKNSLSKNKFEEFREMILASPYASYDDWTAFLDSENKQLFISADEVDDQNQKFSLKSFEGGTKILIVWRADKMNVSASNKFLKFLEEPPAKTIILLTAESTNDILPTILSRTQIVEVPRITDEELENCLQKSFSVPADKSKEIVHQAQGNLNDAVKILNSGNKNEEFEKLFIQWVRDAFQVKKKPEFLKNIIVWAREIAGWNREKQKNFLNYCSEIFRLALLQNYQSESLVYKKIDANGFNWVGFSKFISGANIESILEEINTADLHLTRNGNPKIIWTDLGIKLSRYIHKTT; encoded by the coding sequence ATGAATTGGGAGAACATCGCCGGACAAGAGAATTTAAAGAAACTTCTTAGAGACAGTATTGCTGAAAATAGAGTGAGCCACGCCCAGCTTTTTGTAGGAAAAGAAGGATATGGAACACTGCCTTTGGCATTGGCCTACGCAAAAGAAATTTTGAAAGGAGAAAATGAACATGCTGCTTCGAAGGTTGAACATTTAAATCATTTAGACCTGCATCTCAGTTTTCCGGTGTATACAGACAATAAAAACTCGTTAAGCAAGAATAAGTTTGAAGAGTTTAGAGAAATGATCTTAGCTTCGCCCTATGCAAGCTATGATGACTGGACTGCGTTTTTAGACTCGGAAAATAAACAGCTTTTTATTTCTGCAGATGAAGTAGATGATCAGAACCAGAAGTTTTCCCTTAAAAGTTTTGAAGGAGGGACAAAGATCCTGATTGTCTGGAGAGCCGATAAAATGAATGTTTCTGCCTCAAACAAATTTCTTAAGTTTCTGGAAGAGCCGCCTGCAAAAACAATTATTCTCCTTACGGCGGAGAGTACAAATGATATTCTTCCCACTATTCTTTCCCGAACCCAGATTGTTGAAGTGCCAAGAATTACCGATGAAGAACTGGAAAACTGTCTTCAAAAGAGTTTTTCTGTGCCAGCAGATAAATCCAAAGAAATTGTTCATCAAGCCCAAGGGAATCTTAATGATGCTGTGAAAATTTTGAATTCCGGAAACAAAAATGAAGAATTCGAAAAACTATTTATCCAATGGGTAAGAGATGCTTTCCAAGTAAAAAAGAAACCTGAATTTCTTAAAAACATTATTGTTTGGGCAAGAGAAATAGCAGGATGGAACAGAGAAAAGCAAAAGAACTTTTTGAATTACTGTTCTGAAATCTTCAGACTGGCCCTTCTTCAAAACTATCAGTCTGAAAGTTTAGTCTATAAAAAAATTGATGCTAACGGCTTCAATTGGGTTGGTTTTTCGAAATTTATCAGCGGTGCAAACATTGAAAGTATTTTAGAAGAAATCAATACTGCGGATCTGCATCTTACGAGGAACGGAAATCCTAAGATCATCTGGACAGATCTGGGGATAAAACTTTCAAGGTATATTCATAAAACAACATAG
- the murF gene encoding UDP-N-acetylmuramoyl-tripeptide--D-alanyl-D-alanine ligase → MNIEDFYPLFLQSDKVTIDSRKVGKNDVFFAFSGDNFNAATLAEKAVDNGALAVIVEQKDFENKARNIFYVPSTLEFLQSLAVYHRNKLSIPIIGLTGSNGKTTTKELIHAVLSEKFNVQYTYGNLNNHIGVPLTLLSIKPEHEMAVIEMGANHQKEIELLASISKPDFGYITNFGKAHLEGFGGFEGVIKGKSELYDYLKNNQRTILVNENDAIQNSRTENYEPKITFGKETSDYNFEAFSEDHFVGLVYQETKVLSKLTGNYNFTNLCAAASLGLYFGISIEKIKHAVEGYLPTNMRSQIVKKEDKTLVLDTYNANPSSMSVSLYNFITFEGSKTIIIGDMLELGEESEKEHQSILKLAQDLGFDEIITVGKHFKNIHISPAAFENTNDLIEHLKLNKIQSKNILLKASRGISLEKAVDFI, encoded by the coding sequence ATGAATATAGAAGATTTTTATCCTTTGTTTTTACAGTCCGATAAAGTGACAATCGACAGCAGAAAAGTCGGAAAGAATGATGTTTTCTTTGCCTTTTCCGGAGATAATTTCAATGCAGCAACCTTAGCTGAAAAAGCTGTTGATAATGGTGCTTTGGCTGTAATTGTAGAACAGAAAGATTTTGAAAATAAAGCTAGAAATATTTTCTATGTTCCTTCCACGCTGGAATTTTTACAGTCATTAGCTGTTTATCATAGAAATAAACTGAGCATTCCAATTATTGGGCTTACCGGCAGTAATGGCAAAACAACGACTAAAGAACTGATCCATGCTGTACTTTCAGAAAAGTTTAATGTACAGTATACGTATGGTAATTTAAATAATCATATTGGTGTTCCTCTTACTCTGCTATCTATAAAGCCTGAACATGAGATGGCAGTTATAGAAATGGGAGCCAATCACCAGAAAGAAATTGAACTCCTGGCCTCGATCTCAAAGCCGGATTTCGGATATATTACTAATTTTGGAAAAGCGCATTTAGAAGGCTTTGGAGGTTTCGAAGGCGTAATAAAAGGAAAATCTGAATTATATGATTATCTAAAAAATAACCAGCGGACTATTTTGGTGAATGAAAATGATGCAATTCAAAACAGCAGGACCGAAAATTATGAACCGAAAATTACTTTCGGAAAAGAAACATCAGATTACAATTTTGAAGCCTTCTCAGAAGATCATTTTGTAGGTCTGGTCTATCAGGAAACAAAAGTTCTGTCAAAACTTACAGGAAACTATAACTTCACCAATCTTTGTGCAGCAGCGAGTCTAGGACTGTATTTTGGAATCAGCATTGAAAAGATAAAACATGCTGTTGAAGGCTACCTGCCTACAAATATGCGTTCCCAAATCGTTAAAAAAGAAGACAAAACATTAGTACTGGATACTTATAATGCGAACCCAAGTTCAATGAGCGTCTCTTTGTATAACTTTATAACTTTTGAAGGAAGTAAAACTATTATCATCGGCGATATGCTTGAGCTTGGTGAAGAAAGTGAAAAGGAGCATCAGAGTATTCTGAAATTAGCCCAGGACTTAGGTTTTGATGAAATTATAACAGTAGGAAAGCATTTTAAAAACATTCATATTTCTCCGGCTGCGTTTGAAAATACAAATGATTTAATAGAACATCTTAAACTGAATAAAATTCAGTCTAAGAATATTTTATTAAAGGCTTCAAGAGGTATTTCATTAGAAAAAGCGGTAGACTTTATTTAG
- a CDS encoding SRPBCC family protein — MNLEGRKIIVNKSSKELTELLKSPENYKQFMPDGLQKFETKEDGFKFGLQGMPEIALKIDEVDDQKAVLKSASSSLDFSLTATLNPISENQTEVQMLFEGKFNPFIKMMVEKPLQNFINTLTDKIEAYK, encoded by the coding sequence ATGAATTTAGAAGGACGAAAAATTATTGTTAATAAATCATCTAAAGAGTTAACAGAATTACTTAAATCCCCTGAAAACTATAAACAATTTATGCCGGACGGTCTTCAGAAGTTTGAAACAAAAGAAGACGGGTTTAAATTTGGGCTGCAGGGAATGCCTGAAATTGCTTTGAAAATAGATGAAGTTGATGATCAGAAAGCTGTTTTGAAATCTGCAAGCTCAAGTCTGGATTTTTCATTAACAGCGACTTTGAATCCTATCAGCGAAAATCAGACAGAAGTTCAGATGCTTTTTGAAGGAAAATTCAATCCGTTTATAAAAATGATGGTAGAAAAGCCGTTGCAGAACTTCATCAATACTTTAACAGATAAGATAGAAGCTTATAAATAA
- a CDS encoding NUDIX domain-containing protein codes for MYKVFVNEKKLLLSKQAEELEKKLSYESFTTLEIALDLLENTSVKELNVFGDNIDEIWAEFQKLFRIIEAAGGIVSSSSGEILFIKRLGKWDLPKGKMEKGESREESAVREIEEETGLKDVELVQFINTTYHIYVERNGEKILKCTHWFEMDFNGEDTSKPQIEEGITEVAWKSTPQIENEVFPNTFKNIKLILKEFWSSRTK; via the coding sequence ATGTATAAAGTTTTTGTGAACGAAAAAAAATTATTACTGTCTAAACAAGCCGAAGAGCTTGAAAAAAAGCTTAGTTATGAAAGTTTCACGACTTTAGAAATTGCTTTGGATCTTTTAGAAAATACATCGGTGAAAGAACTGAATGTATTTGGTGATAATATTGATGAAATTTGGGCTGAATTCCAAAAGCTTTTCAGAATTATAGAAGCTGCAGGAGGTATTGTAAGCAGCAGCAGCGGTGAAATTCTTTTCATAAAAAGGCTGGGAAAATGGGATCTTCCAAAGGGTAAAATGGAAAAAGGAGAATCCAGAGAGGAATCTGCAGTAAGGGAGATCGAGGAAGAAACAGGATTGAAAGACGTAGAATTGGTACAGTTCATTAATACTACTTATCATATCTACGTGGAAAGAAACGGTGAAAAAATCCTGAAATGCACCCATTGGTTTGAAATGGATTTCAATGGTGAAGACACTTCAAAGCCTCAGATTGAGGAAGGAATAACAGAAGTAGCATGGAAAAGTACCCCGCAGATAGAAAACGAGGTCTTTCCTAATACGTTTAAGAACATTAAGCTGATTTTAAAAGAATTCTGGAGCAGCAGAACTAAATAA
- a CDS encoding DHA2 family efflux MFS transporter permease subunit, with protein sequence MQDSLVEYGARRVIITITAILCALLEIVDSTIVNVALNEMKGNLGSTLSEVGWVITAYAIGNVIIVPMTSWLSQQFGRRNYFAASIIIFTVFSFLCGNADNIWELVFFRLCQGIGGGALLVTSQTIITESYPIEKRSMAQAIYGLGVIIGPTLGPPLGGYIVDNFSWPYIFYINIPIGIAATLMTLQFIKSPKYAEKRKASDVDWLGIALLAITVGSLQYILERGHEEDWFASGWIVLFTVSAVLGFILFLWRELTFKYPIVELRVLKNSNLRIGTVMSFVLGFGLYGSTFIVPLYTQSILGWTALESGALMIPAALTTAFMMPIIGKLLSKGVKQQILVSLGLFTFFVYSFWGYKILTPDTSKEAFFWMLMVRGAGLGLLFIPITSLSLSTLKGQEIGQGAAFTGMMRQLGGSFGIAAITTFIANASQKYRVNLISHLDSNDFDVQQRLIGLKASFISKGMTPDAAMNAAYKMLDLTVTKQATVLSYMDVFLYLGIAFLICIPFILFIKERKSKEKIDLSEAMH encoded by the coding sequence ATGCAAGATTCATTAGTAGAATATGGAGCACGGAGGGTGATCATTACGATTACAGCGATCCTTTGTGCTTTGCTTGAAATTGTGGATTCCACGATTGTGAACGTTGCCTTGAACGAGATGAAAGGTAACCTGGGATCTACACTTTCCGAAGTAGGCTGGGTAATTACGGCGTATGCGATCGGTAACGTAATCATTGTACCGATGACAAGCTGGCTTTCCCAGCAGTTCGGACGAAGAAATTACTTTGCTGCTTCTATTATTATTTTTACCGTATTTTCATTTTTGTGCGGTAATGCAGATAATATTTGGGAACTGGTATTTTTCAGATTGTGTCAGGGGATTGGCGGCGGAGCCTTATTGGTGACATCCCAGACCATCATCACAGAATCATACCCGATTGAAAAAAGAAGTATGGCTCAGGCTATTTATGGTCTGGGGGTAATTATTGGCCCAACACTAGGTCCGCCGTTAGGAGGATATATTGTTGATAATTTTAGCTGGCCGTATATTTTCTATATTAACATTCCGATCGGAATTGCAGCGACTTTAATGACATTGCAGTTTATAAAAAGTCCGAAATATGCTGAAAAACGGAAAGCTTCAGATGTAGACTGGTTAGGAATTGCTTTATTGGCAATTACAGTAGGTTCATTACAGTATATCTTAGAAAGAGGACACGAAGAAGACTGGTTTGCGAGTGGATGGATTGTACTATTTACAGTATCAGCAGTTTTAGGATTTATACTATTCCTCTGGAGAGAACTTACTTTCAAATATCCGATTGTAGAACTTAGGGTTTTGAAAAACAGTAATTTAAGGATTGGAACGGTCATGTCCTTTGTATTAGGATTTGGTTTATATGGTTCCACATTTATTGTTCCTTTATATACTCAGAGTATTTTGGGATGGACAGCCTTAGAATCTGGAGCATTAATGATTCCGGCGGCTCTGACGACTGCTTTCATGATGCCTATTATTGGTAAGCTGCTTTCGAAAGGAGTAAAACAGCAGATTTTGGTATCTTTAGGATTGTTTACATTCTTCGTTTACAGCTTCTGGGGATATAAAATTTTGACTCCGGACACCAGTAAAGAAGCATTCTTCTGGATGCTGATGGTAAGAGGAGCTGGATTAGGATTGTTATTTATTCCGATCACATCCTTATCATTAAGTACCTTGAAAGGTCAGGAAATTGGACAGGGAGCTGCGTTTACGGGGATGATGAGACAGCTGGGAGGATCTTTCGGGATCGCGGCAATTACCACTTTTATTGCGAATGCCAGCCAGAAATACAGGGTCAATTTGATATCACATTTAGATTCCAATGATTTTGATGTCCAGCAGAGGCTGATTGGATTAAAAGCAAGCTTTATATCAAAAGGGATGACTCCCGATGCCGCTATGAATGCAGCCTATAAAATGCTTGACTTAACGGTCACGAAGCAGGCAACAGTATTGTCATACATGGATGTCTTCCTTTATTTAGGAATAGCTTTCTTAATTTGTATTCCGTTTATATTATTTATAAAAGAACGAAAGAGCAAAGAGAAAATTGACCTGAGTGAAGCAATGCACTAA
- the lptC gene encoding LPS export ABC transporter periplasmic protein LptC, with the protein MKFISNISYKNIACLFSCAIFFILTSCEEDLTKLKGSQSKNFPSQIINNADIVQRDSGFVSLRAKAPIIEKYELIDSPYIVARKGIDIQFFDKKKPKVPGKITAKYARIFEYKKFYEAKGDVRITTNEGQRFAMQSIYWDQRKNRIYTKDTVYVTMEDGSTLVGANGMTAKDDFSEYTFFNSSGDFNSKRISENKK; encoded by the coding sequence ATGAAGTTTATATCAAACATATCATATAAAAATATAGCATGCCTTTTTAGTTGTGCTATATTTTTTATATTGACTTCCTGTGAAGAAGATCTTACAAAACTGAAAGGCAGCCAAAGTAAGAACTTTCCGTCACAGATCATCAACAATGCTGACATTGTACAAAGAGATTCCGGTTTTGTATCATTAAGAGCAAAGGCTCCTATCATTGAAAAATATGAGCTGATAGACAGCCCGTATATAGTAGCAAGAAAAGGAATAGATATCCAGTTTTTTGACAAAAAAAAACCTAAAGTTCCCGGAAAGATTACCGCAAAATATGCCCGCATTTTTGAGTATAAAAAATTCTATGAAGCAAAGGGTGATGTAAGGATCACAACGAATGAAGGACAGAGATTTGCCATGCAGAGTATTTACTGGGATCAAAGGAAAAACCGTATCTACACTAAAGATACTGTCTATGTAACGATGGAAGACGGGTCTACATTAGTGGGCGCCAATGGCATGACTGCTAAAGATGACTTTTCTGAATATACATTCTTCAACAGTTCTGGAGATTTTAATTCTAAAAGGATTTCTGAAAATAAAAAATAA
- a CDS encoding HlyD family secretion protein produces MENNNTPATEPKKKKSLVFPIILAVVVVVGGIYGYRTYSYGQVHEETDDAQIASNMSPVISRVSGYVTQVKVKDNQSVKKGDTLVILDNRDQKMALVQAEASLATAKSNISNAQASTTATSKNINTSEAAVTTANAQIEAAKVNVWKTNQDLKRYSILVKDHSITEQQYEQALAAKQSADRQLQVLVDQRNQTAQQTSVASSQTAASSQQISVANSVAKQREVDVENARLNLSYTVVLAPEDGFVGKVSIQAGQYLQAGSQLFSLVKNDQKWVVANFKETQVDKMVEGQKVEIKIDAFPDTKFEGVVSSFSPATGSTFSILPPDNASGNFVKVVQRLPVKIDFVKLDPNIAKKLRTGMNVKAEVSLK; encoded by the coding sequence ATGGAAAATAATAATACACCAGCAACTGAACCTAAAAAGAAAAAAAGTTTAGTTTTCCCAATAATTTTAGCGGTTGTCGTAGTTGTGGGAGGGATTTACGGATACAGAACATATTCTTATGGACAGGTTCATGAAGAAACTGACGACGCTCAGATTGCTTCTAATATGAGTCCTGTGATTTCAAGAGTTTCAGGGTATGTAACACAGGTAAAAGTAAAAGATAATCAGTCTGTAAAGAAAGGAGATACTTTGGTTATCCTTGATAATAGAGATCAAAAAATGGCTTTGGTACAGGCTGAAGCATCTTTAGCCACTGCAAAAAGTAATATTTCAAACGCGCAGGCAAGTACAACAGCTACTTCTAAAAATATCAATACTTCAGAAGCGGCAGTAACCACTGCAAATGCACAGATCGAAGCTGCAAAAGTGAACGTTTGGAAAACCAATCAGGATCTAAAAAGATATTCTATTCTTGTAAAGGATCATTCTATTACAGAACAGCAGTATGAGCAGGCTTTAGCGGCAAAACAATCTGCAGACAGACAATTACAGGTTTTAGTTGACCAGAGAAATCAAACTGCTCAGCAGACCAGCGTAGCTTCTTCTCAGACAGCGGCAAGTTCTCAGCAGATCAGTGTTGCAAACTCAGTAGCTAAACAGAGAGAAGTAGATGTGGAAAATGCAAGATTGAATCTTTCTTATACAGTAGTCCTTGCTCCAGAAGACGGATTTGTGGGGAAAGTTTCCATCCAGGCGGGACAATATTTACAGGCAGGATCTCAATTGTTCAGCTTGGTTAAAAATGACCAAAAATGGGTGGTTGCCAACTTTAAAGAAACTCAGGTAGATAAAATGGTAGAAGGACAAAAAGTGGAAATCAAAATTGACGCTTTTCCAGATACAAAATTTGAAGGAGTGGTAAGTTCATTCTCTCCTGCTACAGGTTCTACATTCTCTATTCTGCCTCCAGATAATGCGAGTGGTAACTTCGTGAAAGTAGTACAGAGACTTCCTGTGAAAATAGACTTTGTAAAATTGGATCCGAATATTGCTAAAAAACTGAGAACAGGAATGAATGTGAAAGCTGAAGTTTCACTTAAATAA
- a CDS encoding TolC family protein, translated as MKRINNSVIALSLLIGIANINAQEKKQLTLDEAVQLGIQNSKNLKIDAAKIEEATADLLEAKNKQLPELKVSGNYMYLPLKPTIDLKLSGVSSAGGPDVHQVAYGSVNLSMPIYSGGRIKYGIQSAKYLVEASKLSTENDKIAIAYNVAQAYNNLFKANQSIKVLEENLTASQKRDETFLKLENNGVIARNDRLKANLQTSNIELQLLEAKNNYNIANINMDLLLGLPDNTEIEVDQNYIDEGSEVKPVDYYVNAAKENRKDLQALAQQRKAAALGSKSAKAENLPSVAFTGGYIAADIPKFLTVYNAVNVGVGVSYNLSNIWKENSSLRQSQAREKQLAANDELLNDNIKLEVNREYQNTDYSKKSIAVYEKAAEQANENYRITKNKYENGLATMTELLDADAAQIAANVGIINAKADAALAYRKLLQTTGTLTFK; from the coding sequence ATGAAGAGAATAAATAATTCAGTCATTGCACTTTCTCTATTGATAGGAATTGCAAACATAAATGCTCAGGAGAAAAAGCAACTCACCCTCGATGAAGCGGTTCAGTTGGGAATCCAGAACAGCAAGAATCTTAAGATCGATGCCGCTAAGATAGAAGAGGCAACGGCTGATCTTTTAGAAGCGAAAAACAAACAGCTGCCAGAATTGAAAGTGTCTGGTAACTATATGTATCTTCCATTAAAGCCTACGATTGATTTAAAACTTTCTGGAGTTTCGTCTGCAGGAGGTCCAGATGTACACCAGGTTGCGTACGGCTCTGTTAATCTTAGTATGCCGATTTACAGCGGAGGAAGAATCAAATATGGAATTCAGTCTGCAAAATATTTGGTGGAAGCATCAAAATTAAGTACGGAAAATGATAAAATTGCGATTGCTTACAATGTAGCACAGGCTTATAATAACCTATTTAAAGCCAATCAGTCTATTAAAGTTTTAGAAGAAAACCTTACCGCTTCTCAAAAAAGAGATGAGACTTTCCTTAAACTTGAAAACAACGGGGTGATTGCAAGAAATGATCGTTTAAAAGCCAATCTTCAGACTTCTAATATTGAACTGCAGCTTCTTGAAGCGAAAAATAATTATAATATCGCCAATATCAATATGGACCTGTTATTAGGACTGCCTGACAATACAGAAATTGAAGTTGACCAAAATTATATTGATGAAGGTTCTGAGGTGAAACCTGTTGATTATTATGTAAACGCAGCGAAGGAAAACCGTAAAGACTTACAAGCCTTAGCCCAGCAGAGAAAAGCAGCGGCATTGGGATCGAAATCAGCTAAAGCTGAAAATCTTCCTTCAGTAGCATTTACCGGAGGGTATATAGCGGCAGATATTCCGAAATTTCTTACCGTGTATAATGCTGTAAACGTTGGAGTAGGAGTTTCTTATAATTTATCGAATATCTGGAAAGAAAATTCTTCTCTGAGACAGTCTCAGGCGAGAGAAAAGCAGCTGGCAGCAAATGATGAATTATTGAATGATAATATTAAGCTGGAAGTAAACAGAGAATATCAAAATACAGACTACTCTAAAAAGAGCATCGCAGTTTATGAAAAAGCAGCTGAACAGGCTAACGAAAATTACAGAATTACAAAAAACAAATACGAAAACGGGTTAGCAACAATGACCGAACTTTTGGATGCAGATGCCGCTCAGATTGCAGCCAATGTAGGAATTATTAATGCAAAAGCAGATGCAGCCCTGGCTTACAGAAAACTATTACAAACTACAGGAACTTTAACATTTAAATAA